The DNA segment CGCGCCGAACTCGCCGCGGCGGGCCTGGCCCAGGCCGAGAACTGGCCGACCGAGGACGAGACGGTGGCGCAAGTGCTCAGCGTCTACGACGAGTTGACCGAGTCGGCCGGCGCCCACTGAGAGCCGGCCGCCGGAGGCCCCGTGACCGCCCGTCCTGGTACGGGTCCCCGTGGGACGGGGCGGCCGATTACGCGTGTGCCCACACGACGCGCCCCGTCACGTGGTGTTCCGGCACGTGGTGTCCCGTCACGTGGAGTCAGGGATGTCGCGTCACGGGGTGTGCCTGCGGGCCCGTAGCGCCAGGCTCAGGGCGAGCACCGTCTGCGGGTCGTCCAGGTCCGTACCGAGGAGCTCGGCGATCCGCGCCAGCCGGTTGTAGAGCGTCTGGCGGTTGAGGTGCAGCTCTCGGGCCGTCTCGGCCTTGCGGCCCGCGTGCGCCAGATACGTCTGGAGTGTGGGCAGCAGGGCGGGCCGTGACGTGCGGTCGTGCTCGCGCAGCGGACCGATCGCCCGGTCCACGAAGGCCGCCAGGTCCGGTTGGTCGCGCAGCCGCCACAGCAGCAGGTCGATGTCCAGGCGCCGCGCGTCGTACCAGGGGCGGTCGGGCAGCCCCTGCGCGGCGGTCGCCGTCTCCGCGGCGTGCCGCAGCCCGGCCGATGCCGCGGCCCAGCCGCCCGCCACCCCCACCACGACGATCGGCGGATGCGCGCCCGCCCGCTCCAGACCGGCGCGCGCCACGCCGGCCCGCAGCGCGACGGCCACCCGGTCGGCCACGGTGGTGCGTTCCGACTCCTCACGCAGACCGAGGAGCAGCGGGACGCGGCCCTCCACGGGGCGTACGCCGAGGAGCACCGGTACTCCGACGGAGCTCAGCTCCTCCAGGACGGCGCGGGCCAGCACCGCCCAGTTGCCCGACGGCGACAGCTCGGCGGCCAGCCGCATGACCACGGGCAGCAGCGGCCCCTCACCCGGCCGGAATCCGAGGACCCGGGCCTGCGCGGGCGCGTCGTGGGCGGAGACCCGCCCCTCGGCCAGATCGGTCAGGAAGTCACCTCGCCCGCGTGCGGCGAGCTCTTCCTCCTGGCGGGCCTGCATCAGCACGACAGCGAGGATCCCGGCGGTCCGCTCGGCGGCCATCCGGTGCACCTGGGCCAGCGGCGCCGACACCGGGAGGAGCGCCAGCCTGGCCCGTACCGAACCGGTGCCGGAGCCGCCGCCCGGAACGTCCACCAGGACCGCGCCCGCCGGACGGTGTCCGCGCAGGCCCTCCCACACCTGGAGCGGCTCGCCCTCGCCCGCGGCGTACAGCAGCTGTCCGTCGGGGGTCTCCAGGAAGAC comes from the Streptomyces sp. NBC_01471 genome and includes:
- a CDS encoding PucR family transcriptional regulator encodes the protein MENQGGITVQRALELPGLRGGLPEVVAGADRLSRTVRWVHAGEVPNIASLLKGGELLLTTGLGLGTRPAEQRAFVRRLADRGIAALVVELGPRFSRLPTTLVETARAAGLPLVQLHREVPFVSVTEEVHTEIVNGHYALVQRADEVHRRCTQALLGGGGVPQVLSILAEFTANPVFLETPDGQLLYAAGEGEPLQVWEGLRGHRPAGAVLVDVPGGGSGTGSVRARLALLPVSAPLAQVHRMAAERTAGILAVVLMQARQEEELAARGRGDFLTDLAEGRVSAHDAPAQARVLGFRPGEGPLLPVVMRLAAELSPSGNWAVLARAVLEELSSVGVPVLLGVRPVEGRVPLLLGLREESERTTVADRVAVALRAGVARAGLERAGAHPPIVVVGVAGGWAAASAGLRHAAETATAAQGLPDRPWYDARRLDIDLLLWRLRDQPDLAAFVDRAIGPLREHDRTSRPALLPTLQTYLAHAGRKAETARELHLNRQTLYNRLARIAELLGTDLDDPQTVLALSLALRARRHTP